A single Pirellulaceae bacterium DNA region contains:
- a CDS encoding acyltransferase family protein produces the protein MKTTTTSIRRYDLDWIRVIVFGLLILYHVGMFFVPWDFHIKNETIADWLVWPMSFLNRWRLPILFLISGMGTRMALSSRSPREFLGERTVRLFIPLVFGILVVVPPQVYVERQVAGAGYESYWQFYPHFFEGIYPSGNFSWHHLWFLPYLLVYSIFLSPLLIYLRNHPDNSFLVTVQRWMVDGRIWIAMAVPLVLAEYALRPYFPATRNLVWDWYHFAQYLLMFVYGFIFISVHKVFWNTLDRIGIKALAIGMVTFTLLVLSRFLPMSLQGAQLVGPLLEAVNTGAWCLAILAMGSRYLNRPSSVLAYCNSAVYPCYIAHQTILIIAAYWTYDLQWPVMIKFLLLSAITLMGSLLTFEIVRRIPLLSICFGIRAHQ, from the coding sequence ATGAAAACAACGACTACCAGTATTCGTAGATACGATTTGGATTGGATTCGAGTCATCGTTTTCGGATTGCTGATCCTCTATCATGTCGGCATGTTCTTCGTGCCCTGGGATTTCCATATTAAGAATGAGACAATAGCCGATTGGCTGGTCTGGCCAATGTCGTTCCTGAACCGCTGGCGATTGCCGATTCTGTTCCTAATTTCTGGGATGGGAACGCGTATGGCACTTTCCAGCCGAAGCCCGCGCGAGTTCCTGGGCGAAAGAACCGTCCGGCTATTCATTCCTCTGGTCTTCGGCATTCTGGTAGTTGTGCCGCCTCAAGTGTATGTCGAACGGCAGGTTGCGGGCGCGGGGTACGAGTCCTACTGGCAGTTCTATCCGCATTTCTTTGAAGGTATCTATCCGTCTGGAAATTTTAGCTGGCATCACCTGTGGTTTCTGCCCTACCTGTTGGTCTATTCGATCTTCCTTAGCCCGCTATTGATCTACCTCAGGAATCATCCTGACAATAGCTTCCTGGTAACCGTTCAGCGCTGGATGGTAGATGGGCGAATATGGATTGCCATGGCAGTGCCTCTGGTGTTAGCTGAATATGCGCTGCGTCCGTACTTTCCTGCTACGCGCAATCTTGTTTGGGACTGGTATCATTTCGCCCAATACCTGCTGATGTTCGTGTATGGATTCATATTCATCTCGGTTCACAAAGTATTTTGGAACACGCTGGATCGCATCGGCATCAAGGCTCTGGCCATTGGCATGGTCACGTTCACGTTGCTGGTACTATCAAGATTTTTGCCGATGAGTCTACAGGGGGCACAACTGGTCGGCCCGCTGTTGGAAGCAGTCAATACAGGAGCTTGGTGCCTGGCGATCTTGGCCATGGGGTCGCGCTATCTGAATCGCCCGAGTTCAGTTCTTGCATATTGCAACTCCGCTGTTTATCCATGCTACATCGCCCATCAGACGATCTTAATCATTGCTGCCTACTGGACCTACGACCTGCAATGGCCTGTGATGATCAAATTTTTACTGCTCTCAGCCATAACTCTGATGGGAAGCCTGCTGACCTTCGAGATCGTTCGACGCATTCCGTTGCTCTCAATCTGCTTCGGCATTAGGGCTCACCAATAA